A portion of the Clostridium gelidum genome contains these proteins:
- a CDS encoding GNAT family N-acetyltransferase produces MMIEKVFVRNVNNNDFETLTELISELGYPSTVSTVSNRLSKINSNKCYKTLVSEIDGKIVGFIGLCKSHAYEYDGSYVKIIALVVNKDYRGKGIGTKLVESAENWALDEEAIAITLNSGINRKEAHEFYKSNGYDIKGYSFSKTFCKKNFAEK; encoded by the coding sequence GAAATGTTAATAATAATGATTTTGAAACATTAACAGAGTTAATTAGTGAGTTGGGGTATCCATCAACTGTAAGCACAGTATCAAATAGACTCTCTAAAATTAATTCAAATAAGTGTTACAAAACACTTGTATCTGAAATAGATGGAAAAATTGTTGGTTTTATTGGATTATGTAAATCACATGCATATGAGTATGATGGATCGTATGTAAAAATTATTGCTTTGGTGGTTAATAAAGATTATAGAGGTAAAGGGATAGGTACAAAATTAGTTGAGTCAGCAGAAAACTGGGCATTAGATGAAGAAGCAATTGCAATTACTTTAAATAGCGGAATAAATCGCAAAGAAGCCCATGAATTCTATAAAAGTAATGGTTATGATATTAAAGGGTATAGTTTTTCAAAAACATTCTGCAAAAAAAACTTTGCAGAAAAATAG
- a CDS encoding ABC transporter ATP-binding protein: MEIKLNNVTKEYKGIKALDNIDLTIKTPAMIGFLGPNGAGKSTLMKILVGQLMPSYGDVTVDGKNLSQNLNYLKTRLGYLPQDFGLYDELTVEQFLDYISCLKGISENRKKVILNCIKNTNLLEKRKAKIKTLSGGQKQRVGIAQALLNDPELIIVDEPTVGLDPEERIKYRNLFSQGASNKIVILSTHIVEDIESICNQLIVLNKGKFLFNGLPSELIKKAANHVGIVEISNEQKEEFLKREKQESFKVTSTIVKPTGIHYKIVANVLPDFCEKVTPTLEDAYVYCMLKEEQLSD, translated from the coding sequence ATGGAGATAAAACTAAATAATGTAACTAAAGAATATAAAGGTATTAAAGCCTTGGACAATATCGATTTAACTATTAAAACACCAGCAATGATTGGGTTTTTAGGACCCAACGGTGCTGGTAAAAGCACTTTAATGAAAATTTTAGTTGGACAACTTATGCCATCATATGGAGATGTAACTGTAGATGGCAAGAATCTTAGTCAAAACTTAAATTACTTAAAAACAAGGCTAGGATATTTACCTCAAGATTTCGGATTATATGATGAACTTACTGTAGAACAATTTTTAGATTATATATCATGTTTAAAGGGCATTTCTGAAAATAGAAAGAAAGTTATACTTAATTGTATTAAGAACACAAATCTTTTAGAAAAAAGAAAAGCTAAGATTAAAACCCTTTCAGGAGGACAAAAACAAAGAGTAGGAATCGCCCAAGCTCTTCTTAATGATCCAGAATTAATAATAGTTGATGAACCTACTGTAGGACTTGATCCTGAAGAGAGAATAAAATATAGAAATTTATTTTCTCAAGGTGCAAGCAATAAAATTGTTATATTATCAACCCACATTGTAGAAGATATTGAATCCATATGCAATCAACTTATTGTATTAAATAAAGGAAAATTCTTATTTAATGGGCTACCAAGTGAATTAATAAAAAAAGCTGCAAACCATGTTGGTATTGTTGAAATTAGTAATGAACAAAAAGAAGAATTCTTAAAAAGAGAAAAACAAGAAAGTTTTAAAGTAACATCAACTATTGTAAAACCAACTGGTATTCATTACAAAATAGTTGCAAACGTGCTTCCAGATTTTTGCGAGAAAGTTACTCCAACTCTTGAAGATGCATATGTATATTGCATGCTTAAGGAGGAACAGCTCAGTGATTAA
- a CDS encoding M1 family aminopeptidase: MINNFRLLKNEIKSLSKFKILWAVILVTNIFMIVGIDSINLSNDSSLYNIKVTSLTCALGSSKYGALSGILAFSTFTILILSRDNRKRVNSIIHSSIDEQKLLFVRIFSIIFYVVITIILGMIFTMAFAAIIYNVPIYFFDYLYCYTVISFPALLFSVFISVGLYLISESIDISILFMIVLFFISFLSPNYLLNWAQTGVTIFSDFAGVRPVSKLILYNRLLWFIISISVLLIGLLFRRRYESNLFKSFIFNIKSKVLLLLLILSLSTSLFIYTNEPYSMNFNPNAVNSIINTDVTLKKVSPHVTFFTDKETLAADVSYEFENNSSTSIAFSINEGLKIKNISVNDELCTYEKIGQTNNVQIPIPKTKDVKVNISYEGKIKYYKGGAIAGYICKDSIYLLEVSNWIFRPLTANEKTIDIEGSYSAPSNLSVVTPGKTTEVKSENGNKIWNFQFKSKDINIGVFAAEYKESKFNINGTEIEFYYSPKHEDYINNDFLGNNMNIENYIKNMFVYYSDNIGSYYSKEYPLKIVESSIYKPGGHSSGNVITFAEYMVNREMSNNLNAYIIVHDLDIIAHEMSHQWWGTGVSLTTNGSFSDEGLAEYSSYKYIQKEFGNSLDKQLADLKVQDWQQSVVSLSKSYYSQSTKNLEKLNKNYREDFELKNLKMQRYDMMPLQLKKTEEIQGSEMFSKNLSNVYKNNILKDLSYEEFLNEMGISKEAFSYD; the protein is encoded by the coding sequence GTGATTAATAATTTTAGATTGTTAAAAAATGAAATAAAATCTCTTTCAAAATTTAAAATCCTTTGGGCTGTAATTTTAGTTACAAATATATTTATGATAGTTGGTATAGATTCTATAAATTTATCAAATGACAGTAGCCTTTATAATATAAAAGTGACTTCCCTAACCTGTGCTCTTGGATCATCTAAATATGGTGCACTATCAGGAATATTAGCATTTTCAACCTTTACTATTTTAATATTAAGCAGAGATAATAGAAAAAGAGTTAATTCAATTATCCATTCATCTATTGATGAGCAGAAACTATTATTTGTGCGTATATTTTCTATAATTTTTTATGTGGTGATTACCATAATACTTGGAATGATATTTACTATGGCATTTGCAGCTATTATCTATAACGTGCCTATTTATTTTTTTGACTATTTATATTGCTATACAGTTATATCATTTCCAGCATTACTTTTTTCAGTTTTTATAAGTGTTGGCTTATATTTAATTAGTGAAAGTATAGATATAAGCATTTTATTTATGATTGTATTGTTTTTCATTAGTTTTTTATCACCAAACTATTTACTTAATTGGGCTCAAACTGGAGTTACAATATTCTCCGATTTTGCAGGCGTTAGACCGGTTTCGAAATTAATACTATACAATAGACTTTTATGGTTTATTATTTCAATTTCAGTTTTATTAATAGGACTTTTGTTTAGAAGAAGGTATGAATCTAACTTATTTAAATCTTTCATTTTTAATATAAAAAGTAAAGTACTACTACTACTCCTAATCTTAAGCTTAAGTACTTCACTTTTCATTTATACAAACGAACCCTATTCCATGAATTTTAATCCAAACGCTGTTAATTCCATTATAAATACAGATGTAACACTAAAAAAAGTAAGTCCCCATGTTACATTTTTCACAGATAAAGAAACCTTGGCTGCTGATGTTTCTTATGAATTTGAAAACAACTCTTCTACGTCTATTGCATTTAGCATTAATGAAGGACTTAAAATCAAAAATATAAGTGTAAATGATGAATTATGTACCTATGAAAAAATAGGACAAACAAACAATGTTCAAATTCCAATTCCTAAAACTAAAGATGTTAAAGTTAATATATCTTATGAAGGCAAAATTAAATATTATAAAGGTGGCGCAATTGCAGGTTATATATGCAAGGACAGTATTTACTTATTAGAAGTATCTAACTGGATATTTAGACCTTTAACTGCAAATGAGAAAACTATAGATATTGAAGGTTCTTACAGTGCTCCCTCTAACTTATCTGTTGTAACTCCTGGAAAAACTACTGAGGTAAAAAGTGAAAATGGAAATAAAATTTGGAACTTTCAGTTTAAATCAAAAGACATTAACATTGGAGTTTTTGCAGCAGAATATAAAGAATCTAAATTTAACATTAACGGTACAGAAATAGAATTTTATTATTCTCCAAAACATGAAGATTATATAAACAATGATTTTTTAGGTAATAACATGAATATTGAAAATTATATAAAAAATATGTTTGTATATTATTCTGATAATATAGGAAGTTATTATTCTAAGGAATATCCTTTAAAAATTGTTGAAAGTTCCATATATAAACCAGGAGGCCATTCATCAGGTAATGTAATTACCTTTGCAGAATATATGGTAAATCGTGAGATGTCAAATAATCTAAATGCTTATATTATAGTACATGATTTGGATATTATTGCCCATGAAATGTCTCATCAATGGTGGGGTACTGGTGTGAGTTTAACTACAAATGGAAGCTTTTCAGATGAAGGTCTAGCAGAATATTCTAGTTATAAGTATATACAAAAAGAATTTGGAAATAGTCTGGACAAACAATTAGCAGATTTAAAAGTACAAGATTGGCAACAAAGTGTTGTTTCTTTAAGTAAAAGTTACTATTCTCAAAGTACTAAAAACTTAGAAAAATTAAATAAAAACTATAGAGAAGATTTTGAACTTAAAAACCTTAAAATGCAGCGTTATGATATGATGCCTCTACAACTTAAAAAAACAGAAGAAATTCAAGGTAGCGAAATGTTTTCAAAGAATCTATCAAATGTATATAAAAACAACATTCTAAAAGACTTAAGTTATGAAGAATTTTTAAATGAAATGGGAATTTCAAAGGAGGCATTTTCTTATGATTAA